The segment tcgtcaattccgaccaaactgtgcaattagtttttattttcgtctatatttaatactccatgcatacgtctaaagatttgatgtgatggaaaatctaaaaaaatttgcaaatttttttggaactaaataaaGCGTTAGTAAATGAGGTGAACTAATAAACAAGGCCCCAGTTTTAACAATTGTGGCAAGTAGAAGTGTTTGACCCACGCACTAAAAACCCGCTGCCGTTTTCATCCACCGTGTGGTGTGGTTGTCACTTGTCACTAGTCCGGTCCGTGTGCGTGAGGCATTTGTGGCGATCCGCTGTCCGGCGTCCCCCACTATCCGTAATCCTCTGACCGGCTGCGGGGCCTTGTCGTCCCCCGACGGCAGCGGCTGCCGCCGCAGCACTTTATTGCCCCCGAGGCGACACCTGTCCCGTCGCCCACCTCGCCGCCGCGATCGCCTCCCTCAAAGCCGCACCAACTCCCCACCAACGCTCGAGCTCCACATCCCCCGGTGCTCCCCCgcgctctctctttttttaaccCGCCTCTCTGAACtggggccttgttcagttgagggaaatttttagttttggctactgtagcactttcgtttgtttgtgacaaatattgtccaatcatggactaactagacttaaaagattcagttcgcgatttacaggtaaactgtgtaatcagtatttgtttttgtctatatttaatacttcatgcatgtgtcacaagattcgatgtgacggagaatcttgaaattttttgaaactaaacaaggcctggattTCCTCTTGCTAATTGTGGTATACTGTAGCACGCCAGCCGCAACTAATCAAGGTCACGCTCCCCTCGAGCGGAGCGGAGCTAAGAGTCTCCTCCTCCCTCCTGTCGCTTCTGCCTGCCTGCCGGCTGCCGCCGCTGCCCTGCCCGGCTATAAAGTCGCCTGCTCTGTTCACCACCCCTTTTTCTTCAGCACAGCATCCGCCTGTGGTTTCAGAGCAGCAGTCCTGGTGCGGAATTGAATTCCGGTGGGATTTGGGagcggagaggagaggagaggagagggggaggggaggagaaggcgtgtGGTAGGCGGGGATGGAGATGCCGGGAGGGAACGGGGCCCCGTCGCTGGCGCGGCAGGGCTCGGTCTACTCGCTCACGTTCGACGAGTTCCAGAGCACGCTCGGCGCGGGCGCTACCAAGGACTTCGGCTCCATGAACATGGACGAGCTGCTGCGCAACATCTGGACGGCCGAGGAGTCCAACGCCATGGCCACGGCCGCTCCGACCACGGCGCCCGCCGCATCCGTGGACGCGCACGCacgcgcgcagcagcagcagcagaccgGGGCGCCCATCCTGCGCCAGGGCTCCTTCACGCTGTCCCGCACGCTCAGCCAGAAGACGGTCGACGAGGTCTGGCGCGAGATCGTGGGCTTCACCGGCGGGGAGGACGCGCAGCCTGTCGCGGCTCCCGCTCCCactcccgcgcccgcgcccgcacCGCTGCCGGCCcaggcgcaggcgcaggcgcaggcCCAGCGGCAGCAGACGCTGGGGTCCATGACTCTGGAGGAGTTCCTGGTACGCGCCGGCGTGGTTCGGGAGGACATGGGGCAGCAGACCCTCGTGCTGCAGCCGCACGCGCAGGGGCTTTTCTCCCAGGGCAATGCGGTCGCGCCGCAGACCATGCAGCTGGGGAACGGGATGGTGGCCGGCGTCGTCGGGCAGGGGCTCGGAGGAGGGATGACGGTGGCGGCGCCGACGACGCCGGTCGTGCTCAACGGGATGGGGAAGGTGGAGGCGGGGGATCTGTCGTCGCTGTCGCCGGTGCCGTATCCCTTCGACACCGCGCTGAGGGTGAGGAAGGGGCCGACCGTCGAGAAGGTGGTGGAGAGGAGGCAGAGGCGCATGATCAAGAACAGGGAGTCGGCCGCCAGGTCGCGTGCGAGGAAGCAGGTGGAGCCTTCTTTCTTTCAGTGCACTGCTATGCTGTCCGTTAATCAACCTTTAGCTTAATTATAGTAAAAACTTGTCTGAAATGGAACTCTATGGTGACTATATTTGGTATGCCTCTCGATTATGTTGTACTTTATTCACTTGATGTGATCTGCCACTTCCAGTTTAGCTCTTTGATACTAAATTATTGCTAGTAGCCTCTACAAATAGCAAGTTGCCATTGTATAATACTCTTATCTTCATCTAAAGATGTGAAGAATCTGGGAATGAACCATGGTTCAGCTTGACCCTCTCAGATTCAGAAAGACTGATacactggataagtttgttaaTTTGGGAGACGGTGGTATCATTTCAACCACTTCATTGAGATGATAGGGATAGCACCTTGGGCTTACAGAGGTTTACAATTGCAATCATAGACGCATGGTTTTGTGTTCTTTCTGGTTAATTTTAGCTACAAATACAAGAGACATGATTGATGTATTTTACATCTGTAACTAGTATTCCATGGTGCACATGTACTGTTGTATAAGCTAGTCTTTGACCCATAATTTTCCATTGGAGCTCAAATTTATTGGATTGCTCTACTTGATAGAATCTTTTTTTTATGACGGTTCAGTTTACTGATGAGAGTCTAAAATCATAACCCAGTGTACAGACACTTAATCGCATGCGTTCTAACATTGTAGGCATACATAATGGAGCTGGAAGCTGAGGTGGCAAAACTCAAGGATCAGAATGACGAATTGCAGAA is part of the Sorghum bicolor cultivar BTx623 chromosome 10, Sorghum_bicolor_NCBIv3, whole genome shotgun sequence genome and harbors:
- the LOC8077354 gene encoding bZIP transcription factor 23; translated protein: MEMPGGNGAPSLARQGSVYSLTFDEFQSTLGAGATKDFGSMNMDELLRNIWTAEESNAMATAAPTTAPAASVDAHARAQQQQQTGAPILRQGSFTLSRTLSQKTVDEVWREIVGFTGGEDAQPVAAPAPTPAPAPAPLPAQAQAQAQAQRQQTLGSMTLEEFLVRAGVVREDMGQQTLVLQPHAQGLFSQGNAVAPQTMQLGNGMVAGVVGQGLGGGMTVAAPTTPVVLNGMGKVEAGDLSSLSPVPYPFDTALRVRKGPTVEKVVERRQRRMIKNRESAARSRARKQAYIMELEAEVAKLKDQNDELQKKQVEMLKKQKDEVLERINNQHGPKAKKLCLRRTLTGPW